One region of Paralichthys olivaceus isolate ysfri-2021 chromosome 12, ASM2471397v2, whole genome shotgun sequence genomic DNA includes:
- the LOC109642305 gene encoding ensconsin-like isoform X3 yields MPGSKPSMAVQKKQSGIPPSQGPLSTRTIESQRKGNGFERTGENGSYIRPNSLPKKAALSVNKSPQILNTLAARAAAAANGLNVDERLKAARERREEQEKLLASRELSRLEREQRARRYHQQQVEERNKKILEQRHREERRRAAVEEKRRQRLQEEKERYESAVRKTLQKSQRAQQNFSQNPRGRKLTKNVSFHSMNTTTTTTFSTPLKPQHHSDSLQKRPSASPSPNNRSFHLAQNKNVKQQEAIKTPVSKKKSSIGSNIRSVNTNVKPATVTESRKASPSPDQTPPRSVSRHSTPLQIELPSVPEEDAAVCRSVLAPGNSRPVRTSSGGRKEKTRSQTPAPVTPHLNLPSKAPTTTPVRERSPSHRPPHPSPQPPEVMSRPSAGTTDPEAASRLLAEKRREARLQREREEQERLQREEAREEAERRSREEAEHRRAEERAQQQAEAQRLIEEKRRREEEEQRRAEEERAQAMREAALLQKQREEEEARERAKAEKLKQEREMLAQKEEADRQDRKKRLEEIMRRTRRTDSPDTRSSPVRLLPTAAKPKENTEPVHNGTIEHVVKLPVGTKSAQLELNNEEEVVPVVAFKERRSLRTLTGLEEIQTHQRAEVI; encoded by the exons ATGCCAGGCTCAAAACCTAGCATGGCTGTGCAGAAGAAACAGAGTGGCATCCCTCCATCGCAGGGACCACTGTCTACACGTACCATCGAGAGCCAGAGGAAGGGGAATGGATTTGAGAGGACGGGAG AGAATGGCTCTTATATCAGACCAAATTCTCTGCCAAAGAAAGCAGCTCTGTCTGTCAACAAGTCGCCGCAAATCCTCAACACCTTAGCTGCGCGGGCCGCTGCAG CGGCTAATGGACTGAATGTTGATGAGAGGCTCAAAGCAGCacgagaaagaagagaggagcaggagaagttACTCG CCTCTCGGGAGCTGAGCAGGTTGGAGCGGGAGCAGCGGGCCCGGCGATACCATCAACAGCAAGTGGAGGAACGCAACAAAAAGATCCTGGAAcagaggcacagagaggagaggaggcgcGCTGCTGTGGAGGAGAAGCGCAggcagaggctgcaggaggagaaa GAGCGATATGAATCTGCAGTGCGCAAGACGCTGCAGAAGAGCCAACGGGCCCAACAGAATTTCAGCCAAAACCCAAGGGGGAGGAAGCTGACCAAGAATG TTTCATTCCACTCCatgaacaccaccaccaccaccaccttctcCACTCCTCTCAAACCCCAGCACCACTCTGATTCACTCCAAAAGAGGCCATCTGCCTCCCCAAGTCCCAACAACAGAAGCTTCCATCTGGCACAG aataaaaatgtaaaacagcaAGAGGCCATTAAGACGCCAGTGAGTAAGAAGAAATCAAGCATTGGCTCAAATATCAGATCCGTCAACACCAATGTGAAACCAGCCACAGTGACAGAAAGCAGAAAAGCCTCACCCTCACCAGATCA GACTCCTCCAAGATCAGTCAGCAGACACTCAACTCCGCTGCAGATCGAGCTCCCATCAGTCCCCGAGGAGGATGCTGCTGTTTGCCGCTCTGTCCTCGCTCCTGGTAACTCGAGGCCTGTCAGGACATCATCTGGAGGTCGCAAGGAGAAAACGAGGAGTCAAACACCAGCACCAGTGACTCCCCATCTGAACCTGCCCAGCAAAGCTCCTACAACCACACCAGTGAGAGAAAGAA GTCCTTCCCATAGGCCTCCTCATCCATCCCCCCAGCCTCCTGAAGTCATGAGCAGGCCCTCAGCTGGAACCACAGACCCAGAGGCCGCCTCACGTCTCCtggctgaaaagaggagagaggccAGGCTACagcgggagagagaggagcaggagcgtctgcagagagaggaggcgagagaggaggcagaaag GCGCAGTCGTGAAGAAGCGGAGCACAGGAGGGCAGAGGAGCGAGCACAACAGCAGGCTGAAGCTCAGCGTCTgatagaggagaagaggaggagggaggaggaagagcagagacGAGCCGAGGAGGAGAGAGCTCAGGCCATGAGGGAAGCTGCCCTCCTGcagaaacag agagaggaggaggaagccagGGAGAGGGCGAAGGCTGAGAAGCTGAAACAAGAGCGAGAGATGCTCGCACAAAAAGAAGAGGCAGACCGTCAAGATAGAAAAAag CGACTTGAGGAGATCATGCGGAGAACCAGAAGGACAGATTCTCCAGATACG AGGTCCTCACCAGTCAGGCTCTTACCAACTGCAGCCAAACCAAAGGAAAACACAGAGCCTGTGCACAATGGCACCATAGAACATGTCGTGAAGTTGCCAGTGGGCACCAAGTCTGCACAGCTGGAGCTAAACAACGAGGAGGAGGTGGTACCTGTTGTGGCCTTCAAAGAACGCAGGTCTCTCAGAACGCTCACAGGCCTGGAGGAAATCCAGACCCACCAACGAGCAG AGGTCATCTGA
- the LOC109642305 gene encoding ensconsin-like isoform X1, which produces MPGSKPSMAVQKKQSGIPPSQGPLSTRTIESQRKGNGFERTGENGSYIRPNSLPKKAALSVNKSPQILNTLAARAAAAANGLNVDERLKAARERREEQEKLLASRELSRLEREQRARRYHQQQVEERNKKILEQRHREERRRAAVEEKRRQRLQEEKERYESAVRKTLQKSQRAQQNFSQNPRGRKLTKNVPHRLPLTPWEKNLVSRLLTPTCSYLARSKSAGCQSGEEVVHVCRRAVSFHSMNTTTTTTFSTPLKPQHHSDSLQKRPSASPSPNNRSFHLAQNKNVKQQEAIKTPVSKKKSSIGSNIRSVNTNVKPATVTESRKASPSPDQTPPRSVSRHSTPLQIELPSVPEEDAAVCRSVLAPGNSRPVRTSSGGRKEKTRSQTPAPVTPHLNLPSKAPTTTPVRERSPSHRPPHPSPQPPEVMSRPSAGTTDPEAASRLLAEKRREARLQREREEQERLQREEAREEAERRSREEAEHRRAEERAQQQAEAQRLIEEKRRREEEEQRRAEEERAQAMREAALLQKQREEEEARERAKAEKLKQEREMLAQKEEADRQDRKKRLEEIMRRTRRTDSPDTRSSPVRLLPTAAKPKENTEPVHNGTIEHVVKLPVGTKSAQLELNNEEEVVPVVAFKERRSLRTLTGLEEIQTHQRAEVI; this is translated from the exons ATGCCAGGCTCAAAACCTAGCATGGCTGTGCAGAAGAAACAGAGTGGCATCCCTCCATCGCAGGGACCACTGTCTACACGTACCATCGAGAGCCAGAGGAAGGGGAATGGATTTGAGAGGACGGGAG AGAATGGCTCTTATATCAGACCAAATTCTCTGCCAAAGAAAGCAGCTCTGTCTGTCAACAAGTCGCCGCAAATCCTCAACACCTTAGCTGCGCGGGCCGCTGCAG CGGCTAATGGACTGAATGTTGATGAGAGGCTCAAAGCAGCacgagaaagaagagaggagcaggagaagttACTCG CCTCTCGGGAGCTGAGCAGGTTGGAGCGGGAGCAGCGGGCCCGGCGATACCATCAACAGCAAGTGGAGGAACGCAACAAAAAGATCCTGGAAcagaggcacagagaggagaggaggcgcGCTGCTGTGGAGGAGAAGCGCAggcagaggctgcaggaggagaaa GAGCGATATGAATCTGCAGTGCGCAAGACGCTGCAGAAGAGCCAACGGGCCCAACAGAATTTCAGCCAAAACCCAAGGGGGAGGAAGCTGACCAAGAATG TTCCACACCGCTTACCCCTGACACCATGGGAGAAGAACTTGGTCAGTCGCCTCCTTACCCCCACTTGCTCTTATCTGGCCAGGAGCAAGAGTGCTGGTTGTCAGTCAGGAGAAGAAG TTGTCCATGTTTGTCGCCGTGCAGTTTCATTCCACTCCatgaacaccaccaccaccaccaccttctcCACTCCTCTCAAACCCCAGCACCACTCTGATTCACTCCAAAAGAGGCCATCTGCCTCCCCAAGTCCCAACAACAGAAGCTTCCATCTGGCACAG aataaaaatgtaaaacagcaAGAGGCCATTAAGACGCCAGTGAGTAAGAAGAAATCAAGCATTGGCTCAAATATCAGATCCGTCAACACCAATGTGAAACCAGCCACAGTGACAGAAAGCAGAAAAGCCTCACCCTCACCAGATCA GACTCCTCCAAGATCAGTCAGCAGACACTCAACTCCGCTGCAGATCGAGCTCCCATCAGTCCCCGAGGAGGATGCTGCTGTTTGCCGCTCTGTCCTCGCTCCTGGTAACTCGAGGCCTGTCAGGACATCATCTGGAGGTCGCAAGGAGAAAACGAGGAGTCAAACACCAGCACCAGTGACTCCCCATCTGAACCTGCCCAGCAAAGCTCCTACAACCACACCAGTGAGAGAAAGAA GTCCTTCCCATAGGCCTCCTCATCCATCCCCCCAGCCTCCTGAAGTCATGAGCAGGCCCTCAGCTGGAACCACAGACCCAGAGGCCGCCTCACGTCTCCtggctgaaaagaggagagaggccAGGCTACagcgggagagagaggagcaggagcgtctgcagagagaggaggcgagagaggaggcagaaag GCGCAGTCGTGAAGAAGCGGAGCACAGGAGGGCAGAGGAGCGAGCACAACAGCAGGCTGAAGCTCAGCGTCTgatagaggagaagaggaggagggaggaggaagagcagagacGAGCCGAGGAGGAGAGAGCTCAGGCCATGAGGGAAGCTGCCCTCCTGcagaaacag agagaggaggaggaagccagGGAGAGGGCGAAGGCTGAGAAGCTGAAACAAGAGCGAGAGATGCTCGCACAAAAAGAAGAGGCAGACCGTCAAGATAGAAAAAag CGACTTGAGGAGATCATGCGGAGAACCAGAAGGACAGATTCTCCAGATACG AGGTCCTCACCAGTCAGGCTCTTACCAACTGCAGCCAAACCAAAGGAAAACACAGAGCCTGTGCACAATGGCACCATAGAACATGTCGTGAAGTTGCCAGTGGGCACCAAGTCTGCACAGCTGGAGCTAAACAACGAGGAGGAGGTGGTACCTGTTGTGGCCTTCAAAGAACGCAGGTCTCTCAGAACGCTCACAGGCCTGGAGGAAATCCAGACCCACCAACGAGCAG AGGTCATCTGA
- the LOC109642305 gene encoding ensconsin-like isoform X2 — MPGSKPSMAVQKKQSGIPPSQGPLSTRTIESQRKGNGFERTGENGSYIRPNSLPKKAALSVNKSPQILNTLAARAAAAANGLNVDERLKAARERREEQEKLLASRELSRLEREQRARRYHQQQVEERNKKILEQRHREERRRAAVEEKRRQRLQEEKERYESAVRKTLQKSQRAQQNFSQNPRGRKLTKNVPHRLPLTPWEKNLVSRLLTPTCSYLARSKSAGCQSGEEVSFHSMNTTTTTTFSTPLKPQHHSDSLQKRPSASPSPNNRSFHLAQNKNVKQQEAIKTPVSKKKSSIGSNIRSVNTNVKPATVTESRKASPSPDQTPPRSVSRHSTPLQIELPSVPEEDAAVCRSVLAPGNSRPVRTSSGGRKEKTRSQTPAPVTPHLNLPSKAPTTTPVRERSPSHRPPHPSPQPPEVMSRPSAGTTDPEAASRLLAEKRREARLQREREEQERLQREEAREEAERRSREEAEHRRAEERAQQQAEAQRLIEEKRRREEEEQRRAEEERAQAMREAALLQKQREEEEARERAKAEKLKQEREMLAQKEEADRQDRKKRLEEIMRRTRRTDSPDTRSSPVRLLPTAAKPKENTEPVHNGTIEHVVKLPVGTKSAQLELNNEEEVVPVVAFKERRSLRTLTGLEEIQTHQRAEVI, encoded by the exons ATGCCAGGCTCAAAACCTAGCATGGCTGTGCAGAAGAAACAGAGTGGCATCCCTCCATCGCAGGGACCACTGTCTACACGTACCATCGAGAGCCAGAGGAAGGGGAATGGATTTGAGAGGACGGGAG AGAATGGCTCTTATATCAGACCAAATTCTCTGCCAAAGAAAGCAGCTCTGTCTGTCAACAAGTCGCCGCAAATCCTCAACACCTTAGCTGCGCGGGCCGCTGCAG CGGCTAATGGACTGAATGTTGATGAGAGGCTCAAAGCAGCacgagaaagaagagaggagcaggagaagttACTCG CCTCTCGGGAGCTGAGCAGGTTGGAGCGGGAGCAGCGGGCCCGGCGATACCATCAACAGCAAGTGGAGGAACGCAACAAAAAGATCCTGGAAcagaggcacagagaggagaggaggcgcGCTGCTGTGGAGGAGAAGCGCAggcagaggctgcaggaggagaaa GAGCGATATGAATCTGCAGTGCGCAAGACGCTGCAGAAGAGCCAACGGGCCCAACAGAATTTCAGCCAAAACCCAAGGGGGAGGAAGCTGACCAAGAATG TTCCACACCGCTTACCCCTGACACCATGGGAGAAGAACTTGGTCAGTCGCCTCCTTACCCCCACTTGCTCTTATCTGGCCAGGAGCAAGAGTGCTGGTTGTCAGTCAGGAGAAGAAG TTTCATTCCACTCCatgaacaccaccaccaccaccaccttctcCACTCCTCTCAAACCCCAGCACCACTCTGATTCACTCCAAAAGAGGCCATCTGCCTCCCCAAGTCCCAACAACAGAAGCTTCCATCTGGCACAG aataaaaatgtaaaacagcaAGAGGCCATTAAGACGCCAGTGAGTAAGAAGAAATCAAGCATTGGCTCAAATATCAGATCCGTCAACACCAATGTGAAACCAGCCACAGTGACAGAAAGCAGAAAAGCCTCACCCTCACCAGATCA GACTCCTCCAAGATCAGTCAGCAGACACTCAACTCCGCTGCAGATCGAGCTCCCATCAGTCCCCGAGGAGGATGCTGCTGTTTGCCGCTCTGTCCTCGCTCCTGGTAACTCGAGGCCTGTCAGGACATCATCTGGAGGTCGCAAGGAGAAAACGAGGAGTCAAACACCAGCACCAGTGACTCCCCATCTGAACCTGCCCAGCAAAGCTCCTACAACCACACCAGTGAGAGAAAGAA GTCCTTCCCATAGGCCTCCTCATCCATCCCCCCAGCCTCCTGAAGTCATGAGCAGGCCCTCAGCTGGAACCACAGACCCAGAGGCCGCCTCACGTCTCCtggctgaaaagaggagagaggccAGGCTACagcgggagagagaggagcaggagcgtctgcagagagaggaggcgagagaggaggcagaaag GCGCAGTCGTGAAGAAGCGGAGCACAGGAGGGCAGAGGAGCGAGCACAACAGCAGGCTGAAGCTCAGCGTCTgatagaggagaagaggaggagggaggaggaagagcagagacGAGCCGAGGAGGAGAGAGCTCAGGCCATGAGGGAAGCTGCCCTCCTGcagaaacag agagaggaggaggaagccagGGAGAGGGCGAAGGCTGAGAAGCTGAAACAAGAGCGAGAGATGCTCGCACAAAAAGAAGAGGCAGACCGTCAAGATAGAAAAAag CGACTTGAGGAGATCATGCGGAGAACCAGAAGGACAGATTCTCCAGATACG AGGTCCTCACCAGTCAGGCTCTTACCAACTGCAGCCAAACCAAAGGAAAACACAGAGCCTGTGCACAATGGCACCATAGAACATGTCGTGAAGTTGCCAGTGGGCACCAAGTCTGCACAGCTGGAGCTAAACAACGAGGAGGAGGTGGTACCTGTTGTGGCCTTCAAAGAACGCAGGTCTCTCAGAACGCTCACAGGCCTGGAGGAAATCCAGACCCACCAACGAGCAG AGGTCATCTGA
- the LOC109642305 gene encoding ensconsin-like isoform X4 → MPGSKPSMAVQKKQSGIPPSQGPLSTRTIESQRKGNGFERTGENGSYIRPNSLPKKAALSVNKSPQILNTLAARAAAAANGLNVDERLKAARERREEQEKLLASRELSRLEREQRARRYHQQQVEERNKKILEQRHREERRRAAVEEKRRQRLQEEKERYESAVRKTLQKSQRAQQNFSQNPRGRKLTKNVPHRLPLTPWEKNLVSRLLTPTCSYLARSKSAGCQSGEEVVHVCRRAVSFHSMNTTTTTTFSTPLKPQHHSDSLQKRPSASPSPNNRSFHLAQNKNVKQQEAIKTPVSKKKSSIGSNIRSVNTNVKPATVTESRKASPSPDQTPPRSVSRHSTPLQIELPSVPEEDAAVCRSVLAPGNSRPVRTSSGGRKEKTRSQTPAPVTPHLNLPSKAPTTTPVRERSPSHRPPHPSPQPPEVMSRPSAGTTDPEAASRLLAEKRREARLQREREEQERLQREEAREEAERRSREEAEHRRAEERAQQQAEAQRLIEEKRRREEEEQRRAEEERAQAMREAALLQKQREEEEARERAKAEKLKQEREMLAQKEEADRQDRKKAT, encoded by the exons ATGCCAGGCTCAAAACCTAGCATGGCTGTGCAGAAGAAACAGAGTGGCATCCCTCCATCGCAGGGACCACTGTCTACACGTACCATCGAGAGCCAGAGGAAGGGGAATGGATTTGAGAGGACGGGAG AGAATGGCTCTTATATCAGACCAAATTCTCTGCCAAAGAAAGCAGCTCTGTCTGTCAACAAGTCGCCGCAAATCCTCAACACCTTAGCTGCGCGGGCCGCTGCAG CGGCTAATGGACTGAATGTTGATGAGAGGCTCAAAGCAGCacgagaaagaagagaggagcaggagaagttACTCG CCTCTCGGGAGCTGAGCAGGTTGGAGCGGGAGCAGCGGGCCCGGCGATACCATCAACAGCAAGTGGAGGAACGCAACAAAAAGATCCTGGAAcagaggcacagagaggagaggaggcgcGCTGCTGTGGAGGAGAAGCGCAggcagaggctgcaggaggagaaa GAGCGATATGAATCTGCAGTGCGCAAGACGCTGCAGAAGAGCCAACGGGCCCAACAGAATTTCAGCCAAAACCCAAGGGGGAGGAAGCTGACCAAGAATG TTCCACACCGCTTACCCCTGACACCATGGGAGAAGAACTTGGTCAGTCGCCTCCTTACCCCCACTTGCTCTTATCTGGCCAGGAGCAAGAGTGCTGGTTGTCAGTCAGGAGAAGAAG TTGTCCATGTTTGTCGCCGTGCAGTTTCATTCCACTCCatgaacaccaccaccaccaccaccttctcCACTCCTCTCAAACCCCAGCACCACTCTGATTCACTCCAAAAGAGGCCATCTGCCTCCCCAAGTCCCAACAACAGAAGCTTCCATCTGGCACAG aataaaaatgtaaaacagcaAGAGGCCATTAAGACGCCAGTGAGTAAGAAGAAATCAAGCATTGGCTCAAATATCAGATCCGTCAACACCAATGTGAAACCAGCCACAGTGACAGAAAGCAGAAAAGCCTCACCCTCACCAGATCA GACTCCTCCAAGATCAGTCAGCAGACACTCAACTCCGCTGCAGATCGAGCTCCCATCAGTCCCCGAGGAGGATGCTGCTGTTTGCCGCTCTGTCCTCGCTCCTGGTAACTCGAGGCCTGTCAGGACATCATCTGGAGGTCGCAAGGAGAAAACGAGGAGTCAAACACCAGCACCAGTGACTCCCCATCTGAACCTGCCCAGCAAAGCTCCTACAACCACACCAGTGAGAGAAAGAA GTCCTTCCCATAGGCCTCCTCATCCATCCCCCCAGCCTCCTGAAGTCATGAGCAGGCCCTCAGCTGGAACCACAGACCCAGAGGCCGCCTCACGTCTCCtggctgaaaagaggagagaggccAGGCTACagcgggagagagaggagcaggagcgtctgcagagagaggaggcgagagaggaggcagaaag GCGCAGTCGTGAAGAAGCGGAGCACAGGAGGGCAGAGGAGCGAGCACAACAGCAGGCTGAAGCTCAGCGTCTgatagaggagaagaggaggagggaggaggaagagcagagacGAGCCGAGGAGGAGAGAGCTCAGGCCATGAGGGAAGCTGCCCTCCTGcagaaacag agagaggaggaggaagccagGGAGAGGGCGAAGGCTGAGAAGCTGAAACAAGAGCGAGAGATGCTCGCACAAAAAGAAGAGGCAGACCGTCAAGATAGAAAAAa AGCGACTTGA